The Limanda limanda chromosome 21, fLimLim1.1, whole genome shotgun sequence genome contains the following window.
GAATGTATGCCAAGGTATAGTCTCCTACCTGCATACTGTGTTTAAAGCAGAGCCGCTCCTATGCTGCACTGAGCACACGCTGTGTAATTATATCTACGAGCAGACCCCAAATTACCAGTTTGGGTCTGCACGGGTTACAACTGCAGGTGGGGTCTCAAGAGTCGTCAGAGAACAAACATAAAACTGGATTTtagaaggaaggaagagaatTCATGGAAGGCGACTGGGTGAAAGAAGATGGGAAGCGATGGATAGTTTCTTTCCTGCGATCATTAACCAACGTGTGGGAATGATGATACCTGCGTGAGGCGGCTTTCCCCTGATTACAGTGACCATTAAACCCCTTGATGCAATTTCCTCATAAACCACAATCTGATGTGAAAAATAACCTAGCGTGGAGTCTAATTATATTAGTGTGATGTTTCACAATTATGATTGTCAGCCATTGTGCAGAGCAAATAGATGTAAGGAGGTGAAACAGGCACATAGTCATTCACCTGTCTGACACCTAGTGGCTTTAAGGAGTAATAGCAATGACTAAAACCcaagtagagcacatacctccacatCCAACAGTCCTAGACCTAGATATTTTAATCATGTCgcaccaaattgtacaaacACATCCATATCAGTGTCCTATATATGCCTGATTTTTTCTATAAAGTTCCATACATTGTTCCCTTGGAAAACtatgaaaatgtccaaatatcCTATCATGTGAATTGTATCAGTCTATCAtgtgatgtactgtatgaataaTATAATGTTCCTCACCAGAGAACTGGACGCAGCAGGCAGCCCCCGGACCTGGTCTGCTCAGGACAGCGGAGGACAAAGACGCCTGGTTGTTGTTGCAGTAAGCAGTTACGTCcttcatcagctgctgcagcatctgCTGGTCTACtactgaaaaaacacacagcattgACAACGTGAAGTAGTGGCTGAGGCACTCTCTTTTTGTTATCACTATTTGTATACGAGCGACGAAGTGCGGGTTCTGACCCAGACTGGGAGCAAGCAGGTAGAAGAGGGAAGGACTAGTGTCAGCTGCGATGAACGGCTTAAAGGTCGTGTTGAGAGGCAGCTCCACCGTCTTCCAGTCGACTGGGAAAGATGGAACTGGAAAAAAAATTTAAGATTATTTAATCAGGCTCCTTAAATCGACCAATGCTTTTCATTTAGAGTCATCGGCTGAAGCTGACCTTCTGATGGCACGGCAGTCTGCTCTTCAGCTGGCATCTCTTTGGAAGTGGCTCCTGCCTGGTTGGAGGCTTGTGCACGTATTTGGCTGAGCTCATTTTGAGTTGTACTCTCTGGGGATTTGGCTTCAGAGCCTGTGTTTGCATGAGTCTCTTTGGGAACCTCTCCAGGAACCTTGGCGTGCTGCTCAGAAATTAGGGCATCGGCCACATTCTGCCCTTTGCTCAGCAGCTCCACCCCGAAACCCTGCTCCGTGACAGAGAGGACACGTGCAGAGAGCAGCTCGCCGTCCACCAAGGTCTGGAACGACAAGATCGCCTCGCTGCTCCACTCTGAACCCGGAGGCTCGACACCTGAAAACCAAAcagaacaaatacacattttcatcTCAGAAGATGGACAGGATACTTTCAATCTATTAGTAACTATTTTTTAACTTCCTTTAATTATTGTATGTCTTATGTTGCTGCTAAATAGGCTACAGTTACCAcaatgcctccaccaaccaatGACATTACAGATAACATCATGTGTGTCCAGCCTTATCCAGACTCATAAAAGTGTGTCTAATTAAGACTTTGAAGTGAGTTCACAGGGACCTTGACCTTTTCACCACCAAATTCCAATCAGCTCATCCTGGATTCAAAGTGAATGTTTCTTCCAAATTTGAAGAGATTCCCTCAAGGCCATCTTAAGATGTCACATTCAAGAagccaaaacaaatgttttatgaggtcacagtgaccttgaccttcgaTAGCAAATTCAAATATGTTACTGCCAAattaaagaaattccctcatgTATTATCAGATCCTCATAGTTGGACGAACATacgataaaaaaaataactccAGCTTCAGCTGTCGTTTGCAAGGAGGCTTAGGAACAAATACCATGGAACAATTACTTATAATTCATATTATcttggaaaaaacacacacgcagacacacgacacacacaacctgagagcCAGCAGCGAACTGCCTGGAAGGGTAGAGCCAGGAGTCGTTGTGTAATGGATCTCAGCTGGTGCCGCTCTACCATCAGGCTGTAGCCATAGTCGGCAATGTTCACTGACACCTGGTTctcacacagctccttcaccaTAGCCCGGTACCAAGCTCCATCACCTGAGgggggaaacagaaacacaatataTTCCCACATAAGGAACTAAATGGTAAGAAATGTTTTTCTGGACAACGACAACAGAACTCAATTAACACATTGTCCAAACAGGGAGACTCACCACGAAAGACGGCACAACAGGGCTCTCCTACTTTGGGCTCAAACAGTGAGTTATCCGCTTCGCAATGCTGCTTCAACTCAGCCCCAAGATCCATCAGCCGCTGGTGGtctgacaaaacacacacatacaatgaTGAGGTCTTATTAGGACATCTGAAAGGACACAGTTTCATAcagactgcagtgtttcttATAGTTGGTTCGAGGTACTTGCATCAGCCTGGGGGagcaacaaagaaaacaagtcaTTGCTAACCATTTCCTACTCAATAAAATGCTCTTTGTGTCCACAAACATATggcaaaagaggaaaaaaaaaacaaacgaaGGATTGGCTGTACTAAATAGATGACTTAACTCGATTAAATGTTCTGTCAAGATTAACAAAGAAACTGACAGCAATATTACTGTGAGAAGTCTAAATGTCTGATGTGAATAAGGCCCATTAGGGACAGTAATAAGACTCAACAAGGCTATATTGTGATTCGTTTCTTTGTGACAAACCAATGATGGTGGCCTTCTATGCTCAAACAGCAATACCTGCAGGTTTGTCTAAGCGGCAGTAGAACTCTCCAGGGTTCCCCAGAACACTGGGCAGCAGCGCCACTGTCTGGCCGTCACAGGGAATCTCAGGGAAAGACCACACCAGAGGCTCAGAGGCTGGAGTCGACACTGAGGAGCACAGTTCAACACATTCAACATACACAGGCGCAATTTTACTCTGTGTTTTTTGAGCAAAAAAGCCTCAAAATGTAAAGTGGGAAAGATGAACTTCAGACACTTCTCACCAGGCAGTTCAGGAGAAGCTGATGCCGTCTGGTCAACCTGCTGGTCGCTACTCGTGGTGGCAACAGGAGCGGGTGCAGCGTAACCGGCAGAGATCAGCAGCTCAGCTATATTGGCCTGAGGATCGCTGGCCTCGTCAAGTATGGCCACGGAAGCTTTGCCCTGATCCGCGCTCTGGATCTCAATGCGCAGTATTCGGTTCGATACTCTTCGCCGCAGAGCCAACAGGCAGTCATCTGACCAACTCTCCTCAACAGGCTGGACCCCTGGGAAGGAACAGCACACACAGGATGGAGCAGGTGAGTAACCATGGACTTAAGTCGGcatatatttctgttttaactaggggtgtcacgataccaaaaattcagtagtcggtgccaataccagtaaaataacacgattctctatgccaatttcgataccacggtaaaaaaaaagtgcattatttggatgttgttaatgtcatataccgtaattcaatgtgcttgcgctgcgcatatactgagggttgtacggtagttgcggtcgcatgtgagtgacgctttgttgtgagacacgttatgcattaaatgatacatctgcctcacgccgggtttacaccggacgccaaagcgacgccaaagcgactcgtaagcgcagcaccaagccttaaataacagctggctcccatccactcccatgcgccgcttcagcttccggtgtaaacaaccatgtgccggcgcgctaaggattagcgcggagcggcagcgttgcttccgtgtccggtgtaaacccggcgtcaaacgcaaaatacttccatacaagactctttgtgcctttttaataaacaagtcgaggtggggcgaacgctgcagccgcagttgccgtcttggttttcagaatgtaaacgtcgactggcgcagcaccgatgctaatgctaagttgctaacagctgctggcatcgaagctgacggtgcctacggtacttcaaaaacttgggcatcggcatcgttttgttatgttagtatcgaaaggtatcgtaggtatcgattctcgtgacatccctagttTTAACATTTCAATTTAGCAAAATCGGATTGTGCCAATGAATCTGAGCAGTTTTCTGGCAGTGGCAGAGGAGACATTGAGACatgacagtaaaaaaaacaaaatctgcagGCATGCAACTCAATACAGATTGATTAAAAAGAAGTTTTcttacaatttaaaatgttgatcAGTGCTTATACTACCTGCTAGGCCACAAGGCATAGCCTGCATTGGCAGGGCCAGCAATGAAGTGCTTATAGGTCGCAGGTGACCTAATTCCACCTCCTCGGAGTTGCCAAAATCAACATAGCCGACACAGACGCGTTCTTCTGAGGGATATGCCAGAACTTTGGCCCTGTACCACTGCTTGTCCTCTGGAAGAAACGCACACAGGTCAACAAGTATCCATCACTTGTTATTTTAAATCTGTGAATAGACTtactgatataaaaaaaaaaacacaggtttAATTCACTTCTCATTTggccaaaaaaaaaactttgttcCAGTGAAACCTGGttaaaacaacagtttgcaTGATAGCTTCTAGAGTAGATGGATTATGCAGTCGAGTATATTCTAATTAAGCAAACCCTTGTACTGCAATGTGTTCAAGGAGCCCAATTAGTTGTACCTGTGAACTGGGCACAGCAAACAGTGCCGGGTGCTGGTCTGAAGTTCTGAGGGGCTGGGACATGAGCGCAGTATTCCCTCAGGTTCAACTGCAACTCCTGAATCACTCCTGTGAACCCAAATCTCTCAACTTTAAAATACAGAGGTCCAGAGGTTTAATTTGTGTGCActagaaaataaaaagctccCTACCAGCATGTTCCACCTTCTGAACAATGAGGTCAGTGGGTGATCGGGAGTCGATGACCACAACAAAAAAGGAGTCACCCACTGCCTGGGTCAGAGGCTCTGGAGGATGGGCCCAGGTGTTGTCGTCCTTTCCGTTGGAATGACGCTTGAAGTTTTCCAAGGATGCACTCATCATGACGCCTGAAGGGGATTAAACAAATACTGAAAATCATTTTAACGAGAGTGAGGGGTGAAAATGTTTGCTCTGAGAAGTAGTCATTAGTTTCTGTCTCTATTTAATTACCATATTTTCCCTTAGACTTCATGAAGGACTCATAAAAGAACTTCATAAGTATAAAGATATGCACtgtcaaactgtttatttactGATGAACAGtctgtgcatgtattctgttcGTCTGTGGGTCATGCAGGAAGGCCTTGGAGCATTACAGCAGAACTTATCTGGAATAAAAGATAATAACTTGCACTGCTCTAAATTTTTAGACTGTTGAAAAGTACAAAGTTAGATGATGAACAGCTGTGACAATTTGCCACTAGCAAAACATCTGTTCATATCTTCAGTTATAATGTGATGAGCTTGAAGACTTCTTAttcttaatttgaatatttatttgaagGCAGGAGGAAAAGTTCACATTTGAACTGTAATGACCTGTTCAAATTGAAAATGTACAGTGAAAAAAGCATCAGACTGCCTGAATCCGTTTGCCTcgtgatccagcagagggcgctcactGTCAGCCTGACCTATTGCATGCACTCTTGACCTAACAGTAAAGTAAGCAAGTAATGTTGCATTATTCTGCTACAAAAATGGAAGGATACTTGTGAGCAATGTCATCCTGAGCTGacaaattcattcaaactgaatatttgGACAAAGTGAACATTACAGCAAAATGCCATTATCCCCAGTTATGTTCCTATTGGTATGTGGCATGATGCGAGTCAGGGTGGCTGAGTAAAGATTAACCCATCTTACTTATTTCCTGCTGAGTCGGTGCTGCATTGACCGGTTCCTCTGCTGCATAACCATGTTCAAGGAGGAACATGCTCAATGTCTTTcctacaggaaacacaaacagggtTACTGACTTGAAGTTGGACTTTTAATCGTCATGTATTCCAGCCTTTCTAAAACTTACCCACTGAAAGATGGATGTCCACAACGTGGATGCAACTATTCTCGACTGTTTCCACCAGCTTCACAGTCAGAGTCTTGCCAGCCAGCAGCTGCCTCACTGCAATACAGCACTCGATGGACCAGCTTGTAGCCAATGGCAGCACCCCAGCGATACGACACTCCATTGCCTGGACATAACAGATGCTAGTGTTGGAGTCATCATGAACTTAATGGTTGTCTGAGCATTATTGATGATATTCAGGgaccaaaaatatatttgatcgCATTAACTGCACCTTTGGACACTTCTAAAATTTCAACCAATTTAAGTGGTGTGACTTGACACTTACGCAAGGACTGAATGGCTGGATGTTGGCACTCAGGGGCCTGATCCTTGTCACAGGGACACACTCTTCATTGCCAAAGTCGATGTAAAGGATTTTAGCCGTCATCTGGTCAGGTGACAAATACTGGACGAGGCCTCGGTACCAGTTCTACACATAAGAATTGAGGCAAACACAAGTGACACAGTCAAGGACACAATCTTCTGCCTCTTAAAGATCATTCAGAAGGTCTCTGCTCACCAGATCAGAGGAGAACTGCACTCCGCAAACCTCCCCGTCACAGGGTACGTATGTTGTTGCTGAGGGGCAGCTGTACGTTTTCTGAAGCTCCACGCTGATGACTTTCAGGTCCTCCATCAACTCAGGGGTTTGGCTAAGAAG
Protein-coding sequences here:
- the tdrd1 gene encoding tudor domain-containing protein 1, whose amino-acid sequence is MNRLLSPNMVQPNLPLRKPSSSPMAVSSPALRLLSGPGAAAPLGPAAGATGEGLVHPLVIRNLSGVLGSEPPALTVYFCNYCGHQGNFRCTRCKKTAYCSVVCQTEDWKVHRHTCKSVDPEPAKEKPKEITPVTGDQAGQLELKHADTPSLQRVYLKDLNMCKSVMGTEIKASVVEFHSPGRFYLLSQTPELMEDLKVISVELQKTYSCPSATTYVPCDGEVCGVQFSSDLNWYRGLVQYLSPDQMTAKILYIDFGNEECVPVTRIRPLSANIQPFSPCAMECRIAGVLPLATSWSIECCIAVRQLLAGKTLTVKLVETVENSCIHVVDIHLSVGKTLSMFLLEHGYAAEEPVNAAPTQQEISVMMSASLENFKRHSNGKDDNTWAHPPEPLTQAVGDSFFVVVIDSRSPTDLIVQKVEHAGVIQELQLNLREYCAHVPAPQNFRPAPGTVCCAQFTEDKQWYRAKVLAYPSEERVCVGYVDFGNSEEVELGHLRPISTSLLALPMQAMPCGLAGVQPVEESWSDDCLLALRRRVSNRILRIEIQSADQGKASVAILDEASDPQANIAELLISAGYAAPAPVATTSSDQQVDQTASASPELPVSTPASEPLVWSFPEIPCDGQTVALLPSVLGNPGEFYCRLDKPADHQRLMDLGAELKQHCEADNSLFEPKVGEPCCAVFRGDGAWYRAMVKELCENQVSVNIADYGYSLMVERHQLRSITQRLLALPFQAVRCWLSGVEPPGSEWSSEAILSFQTLVDGELLSARVLSVTEQGFGVELLSKGQNVADALISEQHAKVPGEVPKETHANTGSEAKSPESTTQNELSQIRAQASNQAGATSKEMPAEEQTAVPSEVPSFPVDWKTVELPLNTTFKPFIAADTSPSLFYLLAPSLVDQQMLQQLMKDVTAYCNNNQASLSSAVLSRPGPGAACCVQFSADSTWYRAVVLEAGETELRVIYADYGNTEKVPFSRILPIPGHLLQLPFQITRCTLAGKEHFPVVWPKEVLQLFQTVFLNDVIATTLDFDGSANVLLLTLPAERGGGQVTAMIVEALQILTKANPSPATPQRAEQTDRSTPPVSSTAEPQCPQPKSPPEAQKRPEHTAAASGSTLTSEPTPLTHQQIKKTHVESDSEDSVQRIVNQMEPPLTAITETNDPQTSGCCCASLKTKMDHLEQLMQLLLSVMEQLLGQNK